The proteins below are encoded in one region of Podarcis raffonei isolate rPodRaf1 chromosome 8, rPodRaf1.pri, whole genome shotgun sequence:
- the GAPDHS gene encoding glyceraldehyde-3-phosphate dehydrogenase, testis-specific isoform X2, whose protein sequence is MAEFHVGINGFGRIGRLVLRACVEKGVKVVAINDPFIDVKYMVYMFKYDSTHGRFKGEVKAEDGKLVVNGSKISVFQSMKPNEIPWGEAGALYVVESTGVFLSVEKASAHLHGGAKRVVVSAPSPDAPMFVMGVNHEKYDPSSMKIVSNASCTTNCLAPLAKVINDNFGILEGLMTTVHAYTATQKTVDGPSAKAWRDGRGAHQNIIPASTGAAKAVGKVIPELNGKLTGMAFRVPVCDVSVVDLTCRLSKPASYAQIKEAVKKAAKGPMAGILGYTEDEVVSTDFIGDNRSSIFDAGAGISLNDNFVKLISWYDNEYGYSCRVVDLLKHMYSKEHE, encoded by the exons ATGGCGGAATTTCATGTTGGGATCAATGG ATTCGGGCGTATCGGGCGCTTGGTCCTCCGAGCCTGTGTGGAGAAGGGGGTCAAAGTTGTGGCTATCAATGATCCTTTCATTGACGTCAAATACATG GTCTACATGTTCAAGTATGATTCTACACATGGGCGCTTCAAGGGAGAAGTGAAGGCTGAGGATGGCAAGCTGGTAGTGAATGGCTCAAAAATCTCTGTATTCCAGAG CATGAAACCAAATGAAATCCCATGGGGCGAGGCAGGAGCTTTGTATGTAGTAGAATCCACTGGAGTCTTCCTCTCCGTTGAGAAAGCTTCG GCTCATCTCCATGGTGGAGCCAAGCGAGTAGTGGTGAGTGCGCCGTCTCCTGACGCGCCAATGTTTGTTATGGGAGTCAACCATGAGAAGTACGATCCCTCCAGCATGAAGATTGTGAG CAATGCTTCCTGCACCACCAACTGCCTGGCACCTTTGGCCAAGGTCATTAACGACAACTTTGGCATTTTGGAGGGCCTTATG ACCACAGTTCATGCTTATACTGCCACTCAGAAGACTGTGGATGGTCCCTCAGCCAAGGCTTGGCGTGATGGCAGGGGTGCCCACCAAAATATCATTCCAGCTTCTACTGGTGCTGCAAAAGCTGTGGGCAAGGTCATTCCAGAGCTTAATGG GAAGCTCACTGGCATGGCGTTCCGTGTTCCAGTATGTGATGTCTCAGTTGTTGACCTGACCTGCCGCCTTTCCAAGCCAGCCTCCTATGCTCAGATCAAAGAAGCTGTCAAGAAGGCAGCTAAAGGGCCAATGGCAGGAATCCTGGGGTATACAGAAGATGAG gttgttTCTACTGATTTCATTGGTGATAATCGTTCCTCTATCTTTGATGCTGGAGCAGGGATCTCCCTCAATGATAACTTTGTGAAGCTCATCTCCTG GTATGATAACGAATATGGCTACAGCTGCCGTGTAGTAGATCTCCTGAAGCACATGTACAGCAAGGAGCACGAATGA
- the GAPDHS gene encoding glyceraldehyde-3-phosphate dehydrogenase, testis-specific isoform X1: protein MNRSCSPPPDCGGTSVSVKVFRLEISEGSPPKISPEPAPTPEAEPPTPEAEPPTPEPEPEAPPPPPPPPPPPPKRMAEFHVGINGFGRIGRLVLRACVEKGVKVVAINDPFIDVKYMVYMFKYDSTHGRFKGEVKAEDGKLVVNGSKISVFQSMKPNEIPWGEAGALYVVESTGVFLSVEKASAHLHGGAKRVVVSAPSPDAPMFVMGVNHEKYDPSSMKIVSNASCTTNCLAPLAKVINDNFGILEGLMTTVHAYTATQKTVDGPSAKAWRDGRGAHQNIIPASTGAAKAVGKVIPELNGKLTGMAFRVPVCDVSVVDLTCRLSKPASYAQIKEAVKKAAKGPMAGILGYTEDEVVSTDFIGDNRSSIFDAGAGISLNDNFVKLISWYDNEYGYSCRVVDLLKHMYSKEHE from the exons ATGAATCGCAGTTGCTCACCGCCACCGGATTGTGGCGGCACATCAGTTAGTGTCAAAGTTTTCAG GCTCGAGATAAGTGAAGGGTCTCCTCCAAAAATCTCTCCAGAGCCGGCACCTACCCCCGAGGCAGAACCACCTACCCCCGAGGCAGAACCGCCTAccccagagccagaaccagaagctccaccacctcctcctcctccacctccaccacctCCGAAACGTATGGCGGAATTTCATGTTGGGATCAATGG ATTCGGGCGTATCGGGCGCTTGGTCCTCCGAGCCTGTGTGGAGAAGGGGGTCAAAGTTGTGGCTATCAATGATCCTTTCATTGACGTCAAATACATG GTCTACATGTTCAAGTATGATTCTACACATGGGCGCTTCAAGGGAGAAGTGAAGGCTGAGGATGGCAAGCTGGTAGTGAATGGCTCAAAAATCTCTGTATTCCAGAG CATGAAACCAAATGAAATCCCATGGGGCGAGGCAGGAGCTTTGTATGTAGTAGAATCCACTGGAGTCTTCCTCTCCGTTGAGAAAGCTTCG GCTCATCTCCATGGTGGAGCCAAGCGAGTAGTGGTGAGTGCGCCGTCTCCTGACGCGCCAATGTTTGTTATGGGAGTCAACCATGAGAAGTACGATCCCTCCAGCATGAAGATTGTGAG CAATGCTTCCTGCACCACCAACTGCCTGGCACCTTTGGCCAAGGTCATTAACGACAACTTTGGCATTTTGGAGGGCCTTATG ACCACAGTTCATGCTTATACTGCCACTCAGAAGACTGTGGATGGTCCCTCAGCCAAGGCTTGGCGTGATGGCAGGGGTGCCCACCAAAATATCATTCCAGCTTCTACTGGTGCTGCAAAAGCTGTGGGCAAGGTCATTCCAGAGCTTAATGG GAAGCTCACTGGCATGGCGTTCCGTGTTCCAGTATGTGATGTCTCAGTTGTTGACCTGACCTGCCGCCTTTCCAAGCCAGCCTCCTATGCTCAGATCAAAGAAGCTGTCAAGAAGGCAGCTAAAGGGCCAATGGCAGGAATCCTGGGGTATACAGAAGATGAG gttgttTCTACTGATTTCATTGGTGATAATCGTTCCTCTATCTTTGATGCTGGAGCAGGGATCTCCCTCAATGATAACTTTGTGAAGCTCATCTCCTG GTATGATAACGAATATGGCTACAGCTGCCGTGTAGTAGATCTCCTGAAGCACATGTACAGCAAGGAGCACGAATGA